A window of Aromatoleum bremense genomic DNA:
CGACGGTGGTGGAGTGACAGATGCGCGCCTGGTGGTCCATGTTGTTCGTGCCGAAGAAGGACACGAACTTGCGCATCAGGTAGGACTGCTCGTTGCTGTGCTTGCTCGATCCGATCCAGTACACCGCGTCGGGGCCGGACTCCTCGCGGATCTTCAGCAGCCGGTCGCCGACCTCGTTTATCGCCTGCTCCCAGCTGATCTTCTGGTATTTGCCGTCGACGAGCTTCATCGGGTATTTCAGCCGGTGCTCGCCGTGGCCGTGCTCGCGCACCGACGCGCCTTTCGCGCAGTGCGCACCGAGGTTGATCGGCGAGTCGAACACCGGCTCCTGGCGCACCCACACGCCGTTCTTCACGATCGCGTCGATCGCACAGCCGACCGAGCAGTGCGTGCAGACGGTGCGGCGCACTTCCTCGCCGCCGGTCGCGGACTGCCCTCCCGCACTCGCAGCATCCGCGCTGCCGATCAGGTTGTACGGCAACTGCGCCGCGAGCACGCCCGCCCCGGCGCCGAGGCCGGACCGCCTGAGGAACGCGCGCCGGTCCATCGTCGCCCCGAGATGCCGGGCCATCGGGCTCGCCAACTGACGGAAGGCGTTGCCGGGCGCCGCATTCTTCTTGATGAGCATCGCGTGTTCTCCCTAGATCCGCGCGCTGCGGTAGTAACGGCGCATGTGTTCACTGACGCCAGCGTCGTGCGCGGAGGTCGCGACCGCCTCGACGACTGCCGCCGCTTCGGGCACCGTCTTCCCCGCTGCCGCAGCGACTGCGGCCGCTGCGGCAGCCCCTCCCGTGCCGAGCGTCAGCAGGAATTGGCGACGTTGCAGTGCGGGTTTCCTGTCGTCCCTGTTGCTTTCCATGTCCCTTTCTCCCAAAACCGGTTGCCGGGCGCGTTCGCCGGGTCCGAAGTCTGTAAACGCGGACTCGCGCAGCCTAATCCATTGCGAAAGCTTCGCTCTCGACATCGAAGAACGCCCGCGCCAGCGCGCCGACCCGGGCATAGAAAGACGCTTGCGGCGCCGCCGCCACCGCATCGGCCAGGCGGGCGTACCACGGTTGCAGATGGCGCGTGAAGAATGCCCGCTGGCGCGCGAGGCCGGCTGCATCCGCGCCGCTGACGACGAGATGGCGCATCACTTCGGCGAGCGCGGCGACATGGTCCTCGGTCTCCGTGACGCCGCCGCGGCGGGCGAGGCCGAGTCCGGCGAGATCGTCACGCAGATCAGCAAGAGGCTCTTCCATCAGGAAACCGGCGAGATAGAACGAGCCGTACAGCATCACTTCGGGCCGGCCGATGCCATGGAACAGCGCTTCGTATTCGTCGTGCACGCTCCGGGCGTCGGTTCGCCGTGCGGCGTCGGCAAGTTCCGCCCACGCGACGCCGAACGGCGAGGGGACGAATGGCGAGTGGGCGAGGGGCGAGTGGGCGAGGGGCGAAGGCGAATCGCCGACGCCAAAGACGTCGCCGGCAGCGACGAGCGCGGCGAGCAGCGGCGCATCGGGGGCGGCGAAAAACAGGCGGGCCAGCAACGCGTAGTGCTCGGCGCGGGCGGCGTCCTCGGCGCTCGCGGGCAGCGAAGTGGAAATGGCGGACTCGGGCTCGCGGAGGATGGCGGCTTGCGGTGCGTTCATTCGGTCATGTCCCAGGCCTTGATGCCGTTTTCGCTGTGCATCAGATCGACGACGCGGCAGTCGCCGCACATGTGCAGGCGGCGGCGCTCGGCCTCGCCGGCGAACATCGCGTGGCTCGCGAGGCGCGTGAACATCGCGTCGATGAGCGGCTTTGCGCCCATCGGCTTCGCACAGCGGACGCAATGGAAGATTTCGGCTTCCTTGAGCGGCACGGTGCGTCGTGCCGACTCGTCGAGGAGCAGGCGCGGCATGAGGGTGAGCGCGTTTTCCGGACAGGACACCGCGCACAGGCCGCACTGCACACAGCTCTTCTCGATGAAGCCCAGCCGCATCGCGTCGGTTGCCGCGCTCAGCGCACCGGTCGGGCAGGCACCGACGCAGGACATGCACAGCGTGCAGGCGTCGCTGACCGAAACCGCGCCGAACGGCGCGCCCGCGGCGAGCGAAATCTCCGCCACCGGCTGCGGCGCGACCGCGAGCAAATGCCGGATCGAGAGCTCCAGCGCGTCGCGCTTGCGGCCCGGCAGGTGGAACGCCGCAGGCCGGCTCGCCCCGCTTGCGGGAGCCCAGTCCCACAGCGCCGCCTCGAGCGCCGGCCAGTCGTCGGCATCGAGGACGCGGAAAGGCTCGCCGGCATAGCCGAGCCCGGCGAGGATCGTCGCGCCGTGCGCGGCCTGGGCGCGCAGCACGCCCGGATCGTGCGTGCCGGCCGCGAGCACCGCGACCTGGCAGGCCCCGAGCGCGATGCTGCCGAGCAGCAGCTCGAGGCCGACCGAATCGGCGCTCCAGGTTTCGAGCGGGATCACCCGCGCCGGCAGGCCCTTGCCGCGGCGCGCGAGCCGATCGATCAGCGCTCGCCCGGCGCCGGCCGAATGGAACAGCACACACGGCGCTTCGCCGCCGGCGTCGCGATACGCCGCGAGCACGGTCCTGACGCGCAGGCCGAGGTCTTCGACGCGCGGATATTGCGACGCCAGCGCGCCGCTCGGGCACACCGTCGAGCAGCTGCCGCAGCCTTGGCACAGGTACGGGTCGACGCGCACGGTATCGCCGGCGGACGAGATCGCCTCGGCCGCACAGGCTTCGACGCAGTTCGAACAGCCGCGCTTCCTCGAACGCCCGTGCGCGCAGAGCCGCGCATCGAGCGCGACATAGCGCGGCTTTTCGAACTCGCCGACGAGCTCGGCGAGCGCCTGCGCCGCAAGAGCCTGCTCGAGCGGATCACGCCCGGGCGCGGCGTAGCCCTGCGGCGGCTCGACGCGCCTGATCAGCGGCGCGGAGGAGAGGTCGAGCACGAGGTCGAAACGGCTTTCCCGCGTCGTGTCGCTGCGCGCGAAGTCGATCGCGCCGACGGTGCCGCACGCCGTCACGCAGCTGCGGTGCGACCGGCAGCGGGACGAATCGACCTGGTAGTCCCAGCCGATCGCCCCTTCGGGACAGGCGTGGATGCAGGCGTTGCAGCGCACGCACAGGTCGAGGTCGACCGGATTGTCCTGCGTCCAGGCGACGTCGAAAGCGCCCAGATGCCCGGCAATGCGGACGTCGCTACCCGACCAGACGGGATAACGGCGCTCGGCCGGCAATTCGGCGTCCGGCGTCGCGCCGGTCGCCAGCACCGCGACTTCGAAACGGGTCTGCAGGCGTTCGGCCCAGCCGAGCGCGGCGCCCGCCTCGCCGACGATCAGCAACGCATTGCCTGCCGCGAGCGTGACGCCCGGGACCGGATCGGCCTCGGGCAGCAGCGCCGCGGCGAGCAAGGCGGCGATCTTCGGCGTCGCCGCCGGCGCTTCGACCGACCAGGCGGCGTTTTCGCGCAGATTCAGGAAATCGATGCGTGACGGGGAGTCCGCGGCAATCTGCGCGAACAGCGCAGCCTCCTGCGTACAGCCGACCAGTACATCGCCGTCGGCGAGCGCAGACTCGAGCGCGCCGATCTCGCGCCGGCACAGTTCATGGTGCAGCGACAACGGACTGCCGTCACGTATCGTCGTTGCGAGCGCGGCTGCGTCAAGCGGCGAACCGCGATTGCAATCGCATAATTTAATTTGTTTTCCGCAGATTGGCATCGCTACTGCTTCTCGGTGTCCTTGAAACATAGCACCTGCCCTGCGTACGGCAACGACAGAATGCAGAGCGAAAAAAATTGTCCTCGTTCCGCACGCGGGCGGGTTATTTCGTTTCCCTCGGGTTCGTCACTCCCGTGGCAAGTTGACCGACATCTCGCAAGGCTCCGCCCTCAGGCGGCGCTCGGTCTTCGGCACCGTCCGGAGCAACGCCAGCTTCGCCGCCCGGGGCGGTTGCGCCGCGACCATCCTGCCGCGCCTCCGCGGGACTGCTGGCGGCGGACAATTCGGCGATTGCACCGACCGGTTCGGCCGGTGGCGAATCGTCTTCGAGGAAAGTCTTGAACTGCCGCAGGCGCTTCATGATGTCCGGAGGAATCGGGTCGGCGGCCGAATAGTCGCCGATGTACGTGTCGAGGCCGTCCATACGGTTGAAATGGGGATCGCTGAAGAGCTTGCGCAACGCCGCGCGACGCAGCGGCTCGCCGACTTCCTTCTTCAGGAAGCCGGTGAAATCGGCGTCGAGATCGAGCGTCTCGATCGGCGGCAGCGACGCTGCGGCGGCCGGACCGGAGAGCGCATCTGCGCCGCGCGCCGCTCCCGGGTGGGGCTCGCCGGCTTCGGCAGGAAGACTGCCTTCGGCCGGCGCTGCGGCTTCCTCGCCCGGCGCGATCTCATCGGGCGCGACTTCGGTCGACGCGGGCGCGCTGTCGCCGCGGCGCTTGAGCCGCGACCAGCGTTCGAGAAAGCGCGCCGGCGTCGTCATGGCTGTTCGCGATCCTGCGCGAGCGGATCATTGCGCCGGATCTTTTTGCGCGGCGCGGGCTCGTAGTGGCGGTTCACGAACGCGCCGACCCAGTCGGCAATCTCGCGCGACATCGGCACGCCGTCCACCTGCTCGCCGGAGTCGAGCAGCCGTGCCGCTTCGCCGTAGCTCACGGTGACCGTCGCCGGCCGCGCGACGCCGCCTTCCAGGCGCCACATCACGAACACTTTCGGTACCGGAGAGCTGAGATTGAGGAAATAGTTGGCGGCTTCATCACGGAACAGTTCGAGCGCGAAGCCGCCGACGCGGAACTGGTCGCGGTCGGTTTCGGCGACGATCTGTCGCATCGCCGGCTGCGCATCGTCGAAAGCCGGCACGACGCCGACGGCTTCCCAGGCCTCGTCGGCCCAGCGGTTGTCGAGGCGGCGGCGCTCGATGATCACGGCGATCGGAAAGCGGTCCATGGTCCTGCTCCGGCGTGGCGCGATGTTGCACAGCATACGTGAGCGGCGGCACACGGAAAATCGGCGTTGCGCGATCGCGGTTCCCGCTTGCGGCGAGGCGCCGCGTTGAGACTAGAATGGGACCTTCCCGTGCGACCTTGCGCCCTCGATGAGCAGCTCCCCCGATAAAGCCACGCGTCATCCGACCCTCAGCCACGCCAGACGGCCGCTGACGGTCACGATCCCGGCCCGCAACGAGGCCGGCGACGTCGTGCCGACGCCGATCGCCGGTGAATACCCGTTGACGCTGTACGTCGATCGCCGCGAGATCGTCACGCTGATGACGCTCGGCGCCGCGCCCGAGGCGCTCGCGATCGGCTGGCTGCGCAACCAGCGGCTCGTCGACAGCCTCGACGACATCGCCTCGGTGCAGGTCGACTGGGAAACCGACGCGGTCGCGGTGACGACGCGCTCCGGGATCAAGGATGCCGACGAACGCCTCGGCAGCCGCACCGTGACGACCGGCTGCGGCCAGGGGACGGTATTCGGCGGCCTGATGGACGAAATCGACACGATCCATCTGCCCCCTGACCGCCGCCTGTCGCAAGCGACACTGTACGCACTGATGGAAGCGGTGCGCCACCACGAATCGGTCTACAAGCAGGCGGGCGCGGTGCACGGCTGCGCGCTCGCCGCGGGCGAAGGCGACGGCTGCGGGATCCTGATGTTCGTCGAGGACGTCGGCCGTCACAATGCGGTCGATGCGATCGCCGGCCGGATGTGGCTCGAAGGGCTCGACGGCAGCGACAAGATCTTCTACACGACCGGCCGGCTGACGTCCGAGATGGTGATCAAGACCGCGCAGATGGGCATCCCGTTTCTCGTCTCGCGCTCGGGCCTCACCCAGATGGGCTGGGAGATCGCGCGCCGCATCGGGCTGACGATGATCGGCCGTGCGCAAGGGAAACATTACCTGCTGTTCACCGGCGAGGAGCGTTTCACACGATGAGCGGGAGTCGGGAAAAAGTAACCGGCGTCGTCCTCGCCGGCGGCCAGGGCCGGCGCATGGGTGGCGTCGACAAGGGTCTCGTCGAGTTGTGCGGCCGGCCGATGGTCGACTGGGTGCTCGAACGCCTGCGCCCGCAGGTCGATGAGCTGATCATCAACGCGAACCAGAATGCCCGGTGCTATGCCGCTTTCGGCTATCCGGTTTTCCCGGACGACATCGGCGGCTTCGCCGGTCCGCTCGCCGGACTGCATGCGGGGCTCGCGCGCGCGCAACATCCGCTCGTCGCGACCGCGCCGTGCGATTCACCGTTCCTGCCGGCCGATCTCGTCGGCCGGCTGCACGCCGCGCTTCTGGATGCCGGCGCCGAGCTCGCGGTCGCCCGCACCTTCGAGCAGCCGCATCCGGTGTTCTGCCTGTGCCGGCGCGAGGTACTGCCGCATCTGGAGGAATTTCTCGCCGCCGGCGGACGCAAGATCGAGCTCTGGTATGCGACGCTGAAAATCGTCGAGGTGCGCTTCGACGACGAGGAGGCGGCCTTCCGCAACATCAATACCCGCGACGAGCTCGCGCACGCAGGCGCTGCACCCGGGAGCACTGCGCCGTGAACGCCCGGCCGGCACACGCCACATTGCCGCGAAGCTAGGGCGACTGCCCGATGCAACCAGGGCGGCCGATCGTGAACTTTTTCACGCGCGGCAACCAGAATCCGATTGTCAAGGTCATGCGCCGGACGCACGGCGCAACGCGCCTTGAGTATGATGGTTGTGTGCGCATCATGCGCCGCCCCACTCCCGCGCATGCCGTTTGCCCTGCGCGTGGCGCTCGCCCCGCCCGGCTTGCGCCATGCCTGCCGGCCAAGGTCACGCGCCGCTTGCACGACCAAGGCTAATCTCGTGAAGATCAATCTTCCTGTCACCAACGTTGAAACCCTTCTTCCCGAAGGCCAATTCATCTACTCGCGGACCAACCTCAAGGGTGTCATCGAAGAAGCCAACGAGGCCTTCGCCCGCATCAGTGGCTACCCCCGCGAGGAGATGATCGGTCAGTCTCATAACCTCGTTCGCCACCCCGACATGCCGCCCGAGGCTTTCGCCGACATGTGGCGCGACCTCAAGACGGATCGCCCGTGGCGCGGGGTGGTGAAAAACCGCCGCAGCGACGGGGGTTTCTATTGGGTCGAGGCCAACGTGTCGCCGGTGCGTGAAGACGGCAAGATCGTCGGCTACCAGTCGGTGCGCAGCCGGCCGACGCGCCAGCAGATCGCCGCCGCGGAAGATGCCTACCGGCGTATCCGCGGCGGCGACACCACGCTACAGGTCGAGCACGGCCAGGTTTTCAAGCGGCGGCCGGCCTGGTTCCTCGCCCTGTCGTCGCTGCGCGCGCAATTGCTGCTGGCCGGCATGGGTGGGCTGGGCTCGGCCTTGCTGCTGCTGCTCGAAGCCGCCGGAGGTCTTTCCATGCCGGCTGGGGTGGGGCTGGTGGCCGGCGCCATCGGCGCCCTCATTTCGGCACATCTGCTGTTCGTCTACACACCGCGCACCGTGCGCGATCTCGACGCCACCGCCGCCTGGCTGGAGCAAGTGCTCCGTTCGGGCGATCTGCGCGCCCGTTTCGATCTGTCACGGCGCGATGCCATCGGCAGCGTCGCGCGCCGAACGAACGAGCTGCTGTCGGCGCTGCAGTCCACCATGCAGAACATTCAGGATGTCACTGGCGATATCGGCAACGCCATCGACGAAGTGGGTGCCGGCATGCATGACGTCGAACATGCGGCTCAGACTCAGCGCAGCGAAACGGCATCGGCGCAGCGCGCGATCGCGCACGTGGCGGGTTCCATCGACGGCGTTGTCGACCACGCCCGGTCGACGCGTGAAACAGCCGTGCGTGCCGGCGAAGTATCGCGCGACGGCGCCGAAGTCACCCATCGCGCCAGCAGAAATACCCAGGCGCTGGCCGACATCATCGGCCGTTCGGCCTCACAGGTGGAATCGCTGGGTCAGCGCTCGGACGAAATCAGCCGCATTGCGGGCGTCATCCACGACATCGCCAGCCAGACCAACCTGCTTGCGCTCAATGCCGCCATCGAAGCCGCCCGCGCCGGCGAACAGGGCCGCGGCTTCGCCGTGGTAGCCGACGAGGTGCGCAAACTGGCCGAGCGCACCGGCGCCGCCACCGGCGAGATCAACGCCATGATCGAAGCCATCCAGTCCGAAACCCGGGGCGCGGTCGGCAGCATGCGCGACGGCGCGGCACAGGTGGCCGAGAGCGTCAACCTGGCCAACGCCACCGAGGAGTCGCTGCGCCGGATCAACGAGGAAATGCAGGTCACGACCGAAATGGTGGGCCGGATCGTCGACGCCTCGGCCGAACAGCAGGCGGCGGTCAATGCGCTGACGCACAACGTGGAGCAAGCCGCCACGATGACCGAACGCAATCTCGCCGCCGTCACGCAGACCCAGGCGATGGTGGGTTATCTCGGCGCGGTGCGGATGCGCATGCACAAGGCGGTGCAGCAATACCGCCTGTAAGGCGCCGCCGCGATCGATTCCCACGCGGCGCCGCTGCCGGGGTCGCCCCCGTCTGCCGACGAATCAGCCGCCGCCCAGCACGCGGGCAACGATGAAATCCGCCACACCCGCGGGGTCATTGATGTCGAGGCGCGGCAGGGTGGTATCTACCGCCGCGTCGGTCGCAATCGCGATGATGTTCGGATCGTCCGGAAACAACAGCGGTTCGCCGACCGCTGTGCGGTAGACCTCGATCTTCGGAATCCCGGCACGCTTGAAACCCTCGACGAGCACGAGATCGCAGCCGGCGAGTTTGCCCAGCAACGCGTCGAGCGGCAATTCGGGTTCGCCTCGCAGTTCGTGCATCAGCGACCAGCGCCGGCTGGAGCTGATCAGCACCTCGCGACAGCCGGCGTTGCGGTGGCGCCAGGAATCCTTGCCTTCGTGATCGATGTCGAATTTATGGTGCGCGTGCTTGACCAGCGACACTGCGAGCCCGCGCGCCTCGAGCAAGGTGATGACCTGCTCGATCAGGGAGGTTTTGCCGCTCCCGGACCAGCCGGCGAAGCCGATGACTCTCACCGTTCAGGCCAGCGGTTCATGGGGCTATTGATGCTGCGATCCGGCATGCACGCAACGGCGGAACGGCATGCCGTCGCGGCGTGCACGGCCGGCCCATCGGGGCCTTCCCGCAACGCGACACGCATTTCGCAGAAGTCCAGCCAGCGGGCGGCAGGCAAAACGGGGCAAGAGGCTTACGCGCGGGCCATCCCGCGCAGGCGCGCGATGCGCTCCTGGGTCGACGGGTGCGTCGAGAACAGGCCGCGCAGGCCGCCGCCGGACAGCGGATTGACGATCATCATCTGCGCGGTTTCGGGGTGCGCCTCGGCCGCGTGCATCGGGATGCCTTTCGAGTAGGCCTCCATTTTCGCCAGCGCATCGGCGAGCGCGTCCGGGTCGCCTGAGATCGCCGCGCCGCCGCTGTCCGCGCCGAACTCGCGGGTGCGCGAGATCGCCATCTGGATCACCATCGCCGCCAGCGGCGCGAGGATCATCACCAGGATCTGCAGCACCGGATTGGGCCGGTCCTCGTCGCGGCCGCCGAAGAACATGCCGAACTGCGCGAGCATCGAGATCGCACCGGCGACGGTCGCCGAGATCGTCGAAATCAGGATGTCGCGGTTTTTCACGTGCGCGAGCTCGTGCGCCATCACGCCGCGCAGCTCGCGCTCGGACAGCATCCGCATGATGCCGCTCGTCGCCGCGACGGCGGCGTTCTCCGGGTTGCGGCCGGTCGCGAACGCGTTCGGCTGCGCCTCGTCGATGATATACACCTTCGGCATCGGCAGCTGGGCGCGGAACGCGAGTTCGCGGACCATGTTGTAGAGATACGGCGACGTCGTCTCGTCGACCTGGCGCGCCTTGTACATCCTGAGCACCATC
This region includes:
- a CDS encoding DUF3305 domain-containing protein; translation: MDRFPIAVIIERRRLDNRWADEAWEAVGVVPAFDDAQPAMRQIVAETDRDQFRVGGFALELFRDEAANYFLNLSSPVPKVFVMWRLEGGVARPATVTVSYGEAARLLDSGEQVDGVPMSREIADWVGAFVNRHYEPAPRKKIRRNDPLAQDREQP
- the mobB gene encoding molybdopterin-guanine dinucleotide biosynthesis protein B, encoding MRVIGFAGWSGSGKTSLIEQVITLLEARGLAVSLVKHAHHKFDIDHEGKDSWRHRNAGCREVLISSSRRWSLMHELRGEPELPLDALLGKLAGCDLVLVEGFKRAGIPKIEVYRTAVGEPLLFPDDPNIIAIATDAAVDTTLPRLDINDPAGVADFIVARVLGGG
- a CDS encoding 4Fe-4S binding protein; this encodes MPICGKQIKLCDCNRGSPLDAAALATTIRDGSPLSLHHELCRREIGALESALADGDVLVGCTQEAALFAQIAADSPSRIDFLNLRENAAWSVEAPAATPKIAALLAAALLPEADPVPGVTLAAGNALLIVGEAGAALGWAERLQTRFEVAVLATGATPDAELPAERRYPVWSGSDVRIAGHLGAFDVAWTQDNPVDLDLCVRCNACIHACPEGAIGWDYQVDSSRCRSHRSCVTACGTVGAIDFARSDTTRESRFDLVLDLSSAPLIRRVEPPQGYAAPGRDPLEQALAAQALAELVGEFEKPRYVALDARLCAHGRSRKRGCSNCVEACAAEAISSAGDTVRVDPYLCQGCGSCSTVCPSGALASQYPRVEDLGLRVRTVLAAYRDAGGEAPCVLFHSAGAGRALIDRLARRGKGLPARVIPLETWSADSVGLELLLGSIALGACQVAVLAAGTHDPGVLRAQAAHGATILAGLGYAGEPFRVLDADDWPALEAALWDWAPASGASRPAAFHLPGRKRDALELSIRHLLAVAPQPVAEISLAAGAPFGAVSVSDACTLCMSCVGACPTGALSAATDAMRLGFIEKSCVQCGLCAVSCPENALTLMPRLLLDESARRTVPLKEAEIFHCVRCAKPMGAKPLIDAMFTRLASHAMFAGEAERRRLHMCGDCRVVDLMHSENGIKAWDMTE
- a CDS encoding DUF3306 domain-containing protein gives rise to the protein MTTPARFLERWSRLKRRGDSAPASTEVAPDEIAPGEEAAAPAEGSLPAEAGEPHPGAARGADALSGPAAAASLPPIETLDLDADFTGFLKKEVGEPLRRAALRKLFSDPHFNRMDGLDTYIGDYSAADPIPPDIMKRLRQFKTFLEDDSPPAEPVGAIAELSAASSPAEARQDGRGATAPGGEAGVAPDGAEDRAPPEGGALRDVGQLATGVTNPRETK
- a CDS encoding formate dehydrogenase accessory sulfurtransferase FdhD encodes the protein MSSSPDKATRHPTLSHARRPLTVTIPARNEAGDVVPTPIAGEYPLTLYVDRREIVTLMTLGAAPEALAIGWLRNQRLVDSLDDIASVQVDWETDAVAVTTRSGIKDADERLGSRTVTTGCGQGTVFGGLMDEIDTIHLPPDRRLSQATLYALMEAVRHHESVYKQAGAVHGCALAAGEGDGCGILMFVEDVGRHNAVDAIAGRMWLEGLDGSDKIFYTTGRLTSEMVIKTAQMGIPFLVSRSGLTQMGWEIARRIGLTMIGRAQGKHYLLFTGEERFTR
- the mobA gene encoding molybdenum cofactor guanylyltransferase MobA; the protein is MSGSREKVTGVVLAGGQGRRMGGVDKGLVELCGRPMVDWVLERLRPQVDELIINANQNARCYAAFGYPVFPDDIGGFAGPLAGLHAGLARAQHPLVATAPCDSPFLPADLVGRLHAALLDAGAELAVARTFEQPHPVFCLCRREVLPHLEEFLAAGGRKIELWYATLKIVEVRFDDEEAAFRNINTRDELAHAGAAPGSTAP
- the htpX gene encoding zinc metalloprotease HtpX encodes the protein MFGNWLKTSILMAGIVALFGAVGAMIGGRQGMLMALLFGGAMNVWAYWFSDKMVLRMYKARQVDETTSPYLYNMVRELAFRAQLPMPKVYIIDEAQPNAFATGRNPENAAVAATSGIMRMLSERELRGVMAHELAHVKNRDILISTISATVAGAISMLAQFGMFFGGRDEDRPNPVLQILVMILAPLAAMVIQMAISRTREFGADSGGAAISGDPDALADALAKMEAYSKGIPMHAAEAHPETAQMMIVNPLSGGGLRGLFSTHPSTQERIARLRGMARA
- a CDS encoding methyl-accepting chemotaxis protein, whose product is MKINLPVTNVETLLPEGQFIYSRTNLKGVIEEANEAFARISGYPREEMIGQSHNLVRHPDMPPEAFADMWRDLKTDRPWRGVVKNRRSDGGFYWVEANVSPVREDGKIVGYQSVRSRPTRQQIAAAEDAYRRIRGGDTTLQVEHGQVFKRRPAWFLALSSLRAQLLLAGMGGLGSALLLLLEAAGGLSMPAGVGLVAGAIGALISAHLLFVYTPRTVRDLDATAAWLEQVLRSGDLRARFDLSRRDAIGSVARRTNELLSALQSTMQNIQDVTGDIGNAIDEVGAGMHDVEHAAQTQRSETASAQRAIAHVAGSIDGVVDHARSTRETAVRAGEVSRDGAEVTHRASRNTQALADIIGRSASQVESLGQRSDEISRIAGVIHDIASQTNLLALNAAIEAARAGEQGRGFAVVADEVRKLAERTGAATGEINAMIEAIQSETRGAVGSMRDGAAQVAESVNLANATEESLRRINEEMQVTTEMVGRIVDASAEQQAAVNALTHNVEQAATMTERNLAAVTQTQAMVGYLGAVRMRMHKAVQQYRL
- a CDS encoding TorD/DmsD family molecular chaperone; the protein is MNAPQAAILREPESAISTSLPASAEDAARAEHYALLARLFFAAPDAPLLAALVAAGDVFGVGDSPSPLAHSPLAHSPFVPSPFGVAWAELADAARRTDARSVHDEYEALFHGIGRPEVMLYGSFYLAGFLMEEPLADLRDDLAGLGLARRGGVTETEDHVAALAEVMRHLVVSGADAAGLARQRAFFTRHLQPWYARLADAVAAAPQASFYARVGALARAFFDVESEAFAMD